One genomic window of Methanosalsum zhilinae DSM 4017 includes the following:
- a CDS encoding potassium channel family protein, giving the protein MYPKEIKYTPHNLKDLLIEMKDTSELMVDLAYSAMMYDDEEIAEEVIRLEEIMDILDYHMKIVAMLSARRVEEAEAMAGALTVSSSAEDISNAAVDIAKIVTLDMGIPFELKLALREAEETIIRVTVHEDSIMNGQTLEEIELDVETGMWITAIRRNNEWIYSPSHETRIRPNDVLFARGHDEGVPLFIELASNKKYTYREVDHIKTLDDLEMAVDIIVEMKNMAELSVGLAYSALLFDNEDIAYEVRSLESQMESMKNNLEHWILETAKHVPDVNQLRGLLHLGNASLKIASAAYGIADSVLRDIELHPVIALAVRGSDEIITKIEVESCSPIVGKSFKELKLETETGVYIMAVKRKNRWVYRPSSKTVVNAGDLLIARGSRTGEEALFELCACPFDSEDEIQKD; this is encoded by the coding sequence ATGTATCCAAAAGAAATTAAATACACTCCACACAACCTTAAAGACCTGCTTATCGAAATGAAAGACACTTCAGAGCTGATGGTTGATCTGGCATATTCTGCAATGATGTATGACGATGAAGAAATTGCAGAAGAAGTAATACGCCTGGAAGAGATCATGGATATTTTAGATTATCACATGAAGATTGTAGCTATGCTCAGTGCCCGCAGAGTTGAGGAAGCCGAAGCAATGGCAGGTGCCCTTACAGTCTCATCATCTGCAGAAGATATTTCAAATGCAGCAGTCGATATTGCAAAAATTGTTACTCTTGATATGGGAATTCCATTTGAACTTAAACTCGCTCTTAGGGAAGCAGAAGAAACTATTATTCGCGTAACCGTGCATGAGGATTCGATCATGAACGGCCAGACACTTGAGGAGATTGAACTGGATGTTGAAACTGGTATGTGGATCACTGCAATACGTCGAAACAATGAATGGATATATAGCCCCAGCCATGAGACCCGCATACGTCCTAATGATGTTCTTTTTGCAAGAGGCCATGATGAAGGAGTGCCACTTTTTATTGAGCTGGCCTCCAATAAAAAATATACTTACAGAGAAGTAGATCATATTAAAACACTGGATGATCTTGAAATGGCTGTTGATATCATTGTTGAAATGAAAAATATGGCTGAGCTTTCCGTAGGACTGGCGTATTCTGCACTGCTATTTGATAATGAAGATATTGCATATGAGGTCAGGTCACTTGAGTCTCAAATGGAGTCCATGAAAAATAATCTGGAACACTGGATTCTTGAAACTGCAAAGCATGTACCTGATGTAAATCAGCTCAGAGGACTGTTGCACCTTGGGAATGCATCACTCAAAATAGCCAGTGCAGCTTATGGAATTGCAGACAGTGTACTAAGAGATATAGAACTTCATCCTGTAATTGCACTGGCTGTGAGGGGATCAGATGAGATCATTACAAAAATTGAGGTTGAAAGCTGTTCACCAATTGTTGGAAAATCATTCAAAGAACTGAAGCTTGAAACTGAAACCGGAGTGTATATTATGGCAGTCAAAAGAAAGAATAGGTGGGTATATAGACCAAGTTCCAAGACAGTTGTCAATGCTGGTGATCTGCTGATTGCACGGGGGTCTCGCACAGGAGAAGAAGCACTTTTTGAACTGTGTGCATGCCCCTTTGATTCGGAAGATGAGATACAGAAAGATTGA
- the rpiA gene encoding ribose 5-phosphate isomerase A: protein MKDRTASSSTTEKEIVGKAAANVIEDGMVVGLGTGSTTAYAIKELGRRVFEENLEILAVPTSYQSEMLSIEAGIPLTTLSQHPVLDIAIDGADQIDSDLNAVKGGGGAHTREKVVSMSANHFIVVVDESKISDRLDHYIPVEVLSYSRNLVCNQIKTLGGNPTTRMATRKDGPVITDNGNFIIDASFGVIEDPLSLSKELSGCTGVVEHGIFHNVSEVYIGKKDGSFEIIS from the coding sequence ATGAAGGATCGAACAGCAAGTTCATCAACCACTGAAAAGGAAATTGTGGGTAAAGCAGCAGCCAATGTTATTGAAGATGGAATGGTCGTAGGTCTTGGTACTGGCTCTACAACAGCATATGCAATAAAAGAGCTTGGAAGACGGGTTTTTGAGGAGAATCTGGAGATTCTTGCGGTTCCTACATCCTATCAATCAGAGATGCTTTCAATTGAAGCGGGAATACCACTTACAACTCTCTCTCAACATCCGGTACTTGACATAGCTATAGATGGTGCTGATCAGATAGATTCAGATCTTAATGCAGTAAAGGGTGGTGGTGGTGCACATACCCGTGAAAAAGTTGTGAGTATGTCTGCAAATCATTTTATTGTAGTTGTCGATGAATCGAAAATATCTGACAGACTTGACCATTATATACCTGTAGAAGTTCTTTCCTATAGCAGAAACCTTGTGTGCAACCAGATAAAAACGCTTGGCGGCAATCCGACTACTCGTATGGCTACCCGTAAAGACGGTCCTGTCATAACCGATAATGGCAACTTTATAATTGATGCTTCTTTTGGTGTGATAGAAGATCCTTTAAGCCTTTCAAAAGAACTATCTGGATGCACTGGAGTTGTGGAACATGGTATATTTCACAATGTAAGTGAAGTTTATATTGGTAAAAAAGATGGATCATTTGAAATAATTTCCTGA